A stretch of Anoplopoma fimbria isolate UVic2021 breed Golden Eagle Sablefish chromosome 4, Afim_UVic_2022, whole genome shotgun sequence DNA encodes these proteins:
- the foxo4 gene encoding forkhead box protein O4: MEESSVPPIDPDFEPQSRPRSCTWPLPRPDISAVKPEGADGSESAAGTPPADEDKPEPQQITSEPEKAAAGAEGGVVAGGGGAGATPRKGSSRRNAWGNQSYADLISQAIDNSPEKRLTLAQIYEWMVKTVPYFRDKGDSNSSAGWKNSIRHNLSLHNKFLRVHNESTGKSSWWMLNPEGGKTGKAPRRRAASMDNSSKLLKSRMRAKQTKKQAGAAGLGSAGGSLQGDGSTGSGGADSPNSSQQFPKWGVNNSSPSSRGSLDDADMWTTFRPRTSSNASTLSGRLSPIAPGQEDDDNLPEDSLLGRYTASSLTPTLTETLMEELDLIDGLTLMTGQQGGASPSTAPPAPPTPLPSASTLLPRGSSFSSFHNPNQTHTGTQASVSQCGPSSKEPSTFSNSLFNPMSSSGSRGGGHYTTHVPSSLEALLTSDSPPPSDVMMTQVDPHMPSPGGVGMMGLGSSVVGVRSKPNQLLLGKGLEPNTVAPMALQAQMQQRHLHHHHHQQQQQQQQQQQQQQQQQQQQQQPPQQQHQHHSQMGLGMILSGMSQDPSQLSALKAQHAAVPAVGSHHGGPIGSANPGMSLLGMSQFGAPSCFPTGQDRLPTDLDIDMFTENLDCDVDYIINSDLMDGDSLDFNFDPILPGGQGCAGPATTQGSAQNWVPS; the protein is encoded by the exons ATGGAGGAGTCCTCGGTGCCCCCCATTGACCCAGATTTCGAGCCGCAGAGCAGACCCCGCTCCTGCACTTGGCCGCTGCCGAGGCCCGACATCTCGGCTGTCAAACCGGAGGGGGCGGACGGCTCCGAGTCCGCCGCCGGGACCCCGCCCGCCGACGAGGACAAGCCCGAGCCGCAGCAAATCACCTCCGAGCCCGAGAAGGCCGCGGCGGGGGCCGAGGGAGGGGTCGTGGCCGGCGGGGGCGGAGCCGGAGCGACGCCCCGTAAAGGGTCATCCCGGCGCAACGCGTGGGGGAACCAGAGCTACGCAGACCTGATCAGCCAGGCCATCGATAACTCACCGGAGAAGAGGCTGACCCTGGCACAGATCTATGAGTGGATGGTGAAGACAGTGCCTTACTTCAGAGACAAAGGAGACAGCAACAGCTCAGCGGGCTGGAAG aATTCAATTCGCCACAATTTATCACTCCACAACAAGTTCTTGAGGGTACACAATGAATCGACAGGCAAGAGCTCCTGGTGGATGCTCAACCCAGAGGGAGGGAAGACGGGGAAGGCTCCTCGCCGCCGGGCCGCCTCCATGGACAACAGCAGCAAACTGCTGAAGAGCCGCATGAGGGCCAAGCAGACTAAGAAGCAAGCGGGAGCAGCCGGCCTCGGGAGCGCCGGAGGGTCGCTGCAGGGCGACGGCAGCACGGGTTCAGGCGGCGCAGACAGCCCTAATTCGTCCCAGCAGTTCCCCAAATGGGGGGTCAACAACAGCAGCCCGTCGTCCCGCGGCAGCCTGGATGACGCCGACATGTGGACCACCTTCCGCCCACGTACAAGCTCCAACGCCAGCACCCTGAGTGGACGTCTGTCCCCCATCGCTCCTGGACAGGAGGACGATGACAACCTGCCCGAGGACAGCCTGCTGGGAAGATACACCGCCAGCAGCTTGACCCCCACCCTCACCGAGACCCTGATGGAGGAGCTGGATCTGATCGACGGCCTCACGTTGATGACAGGGCAGCAGGGAGGGGCCAGTCCCAGTACAGCCCCACCAGCACCTCCTACTCCGTTGCCCTCCGCCTCCACCCTGCTGCCTCGTGgctccagcttctcctccttccATAACCCTAACCAGACTCACACCGGGACCCAGGCCTCCGTCTCTCAGTGCGGACCGAGCAGCAAAGAGCCGTCGACCTTCAGCAACTCCCTCTTCAACCCCATGTCCAGCTCTGGCTCTCGTGGGGGCGGCCACTACACCACCCACGTGCCCTCCAGCCTGGAGGCGCTGCTCACCTCCGACTCCCCTCCTCCCAGTGATGTCATGATGACCCAGGTGGATCCCCACATGCCCAGTCCTGGTGGGGTGGGCATGATGGGTCTGGGCTCATCCGTGGTGGGTGTGAGGTCCAAACCCAACCAGCTGCTGTTGGGTAAAGGGCTGGAGCCCAACACTGTGGCCCCCATGGCGCTGCAGGCTCAGATGCAGCAGCgtcaccttcaccaccatcaccaccagcagcagcagcagcagcagcagcaacaacagcaacaacagcaacagcagcaacaacaacaacaaccaccacaacaacaacaccagcaccACTCTCAGATGGGGTTGGGGATGATCCTCTCAGGTATGTCTCAGGACCCGTCACAGCTCTCTGCCCTCAAAGCCCAGCATGCAGCGGTGCCAGCGGTGGGCTCTCATCACGGAGGGCCCATCGGCTCAGCCAATCCCGGCATGAGCCTGCTGGGGATGAGTCAGTTCGGAGCGCCGTCCTGCTTCCCGACTGGCCAGGACAGACTGCCCACAGACTTGGACATTGACATGTTCACCGAAAACCTGGATTGCGACGTGGACTACATCATCAACAGTGACCTCATGGACGGAGATAGCCTCGACTTCAACTTTGACCCCATACTGCCTGGAGGCCAAGGCTGCGCTGGCCCGGCCACCACACAGGGCTCCGCTCAAAACTGGGTGCCGAGCTAA
- the sesn4 gene encoding sestrin-3 — MIICTNKMEYPLRTQCQRVHKQVMVNGENERVSLLFMKALVSRGSVDAVSQQMASHPQYLESFLRTQHYILHMDGPLPLPYRHYIAIMAAARHHCNYLVYLHSAQFLRVGGDPLWLQGLEAAPPRLRLLDHINKVLAHQPWLTACSHIQTLLKTGEQCWSLAELVQAVVILAHCHSLCSFVFGCDTDSDFVPLSKSPNGTPPTFCPFDAANGNANVPQSLATPSEHITRRRSLDSSCGMVCLKERIQKSQEEREKREERLLQTQTLQQTDIEEEEEMMCFTDPTRFITDPDLCYQEFARREEDHFQVFRVQDYSWEDHGFSLVNRLYSDIGHLLDDRFRSVTTVPSMHSPDLKRAIWNYIHCVLGIRYDDYDYGEVNQLLERDFKQYIKAVACFPDATKTPVCPLSLAPLKTSERIHVNLLIMEARLQAELLYALRAITQYMIA; from the exons atgatCATCTGTACGAATAAAATGGAGTACCCCCTGAGAACCCAGTGCCAGCGAGTCCACAAACAG GTGATGGTGAACGGTGAGAACGAGCGAGTGTCGCTGCTGTTCATGAAGGCTCTGGTCAGCAGGGGGAGCGTGGACGCCGTGTCCCAGCAGATGGCCTCTCACCCGCAATACTTGGAGAGCTTCCTGCGCACACAGCACTATATCCTGCACATGGACGGCCCCCTGCCTCTGCCGTACCGCCATTACATCGCCATTATG GCTGCGGCACGACATCACTGCAACTACTTGGTGTACCTTCACTCAGCCCAGTTTCTGAGGGTGGGCGGGGACCCTCTGTGGTTGCAGGGTTTGGAGGCAGCGCCCCCTCGCCTTCGTCTCCTTGACCACATCAACAAAGTGCTGGCCCATCAGCCCTGGCTCACTGCCTGCTCACACATCCAG ACGCTGCTGAAGACGGGCGAGCAGTGCTGGTCGCTGGCTGAGCTGGTGCAGGCCGTGGTGATCCTGGCCCACTGCCACTCCCTCTGCAGCTTTGTGTTTGGATGCGACACAGACTCAGACTTTGTCCCTCTTTCCAAATCTCCTAACGGTACCCCGCCGACCTTCTGCCCCTTTGATGCTGCCAACGGCAACGCCAACGTGCCTCAGTCGCTCGCCACTCCCTCCGAACACATAACACGAAGAAGG TCTCTGGACTCCAGTTGTGGCATGGTGTGTCTGAAGGAGAGGATTCAGAAGTCTCAAGAAGAGcgtgagaagagagaagagcgcctgctacagacacaaacactccAGCAAACAG ATAtcgaagaagaggaggagatgatgtgCTTCACAGACCCGACGCGTTTTATCACAGACCCTGACTTGTGCTATCAGGAGTTTGCTCGTAGAGAGGAGGACCACTTTCAAGTATTTAGAGTTCAG GACTACTCATGGGAGGACCACGGCTTCTCGTTAGTCAACAGATTGTATTCGGACATTGGGCACCTCTTGGACGACCGGTTCAGGAGCGTGACCACCGTCCCCTCGATGCACAGCCCCGACCTGAAGAGGGCCATCTGGAATTACATCCATTGTGTGTTAGGAATACG GTATGATGATTATGATTACGGGGAAGTGAATCAGTTGCTGGAGCGGGATTTTAAGCAGTACATCAAGGCTGTGGCTTGTTTTCCTGATGCCACCAAAACTCCAGTGTGTCCGCTGAGTTTGGCTCCACTTAAAACATCAGAGCGG aTACACGTTAATTTACTTATCATGGAGGCCCGGCTGCAGGCTGAGCTGCTATACGCTCTGAGAGCCATCACTCAGTACATGATTGCCTAA